From the genome of Tachypleus tridentatus isolate NWPU-2018 chromosome 6, ASM421037v1, whole genome shotgun sequence:
atttcagtttgagggtaggctaCTAGAAATCATGATGAGTAATAACAATGAAATTGATATACATGCACCCCACGCTTGTTACTGctagcgcacaaaaatatagcgttaaatttctatttttattccaTTAAGATAAATAAGTAGTGTAAACATGGAGTGAAAATAGGGATTTGTAACTTAAGAAAATAACGTAGATACTATTTCCAGCCTAGCTTTTTATCGTTTTAGAATACCTAATTGTGagctttaaaatacaatttttgcattttgattaaatttatttctgtacatttttttCGACGATTCCTATCTCCCCTTTGtgaattaacaatttttaattatcttataagTAATCAGATACTGTACCATTAAGATAAGTACAATTTTTTATACAAGGGGCGTCCTTTGCCTGGCTGAATAAACAGATCAAGTTATTTGAAATGCCATCGTGCTGGTATCCGCGTATTTACCATTTGCCTAATTGATATTTTCGATGAGAAGTGCCTATAAACGTGAGCAAGGCTATATTTGTCAGTCAAAAATGACTGACCCCTTCCTTCAACACTCACACCTAAGTTATCCCTCATTTGTGATGAAATGCCCTAAATTAACCACCTTGATCTGTGTCTGGAATACCTGTCTTATAAAGTTTTACAGACGACTTTTGTTCATGTTTTTAACGTTCTACTTTTAGGAGACAACAAACTGAAGGTGGTGTGTTATTTCACTAATTGGGCCTGGTACCGAGGTGTTGGAGGAAGATTTCTACCCGAGGATATAGATCCCACCTTCTGTACCCACATCAACTACGCCTTCGCTACGTTGGATAGTTCTTCATTGACGCTAAAACCGTTCGACAGCTGGGCtgatatagaaaataatttttacgaACGAGTGGTAGCACTGAAAAACCGAAATCCTCGACTTCGTGTTTTGCTGGCGTTAGGAGGGTGGACGGATTCAGCGGGTGACAAATATACTCGTCTAACTGCCAGTGCAACGAAACGACGGAATTTCATCCAGCATGCTATTTCCTTCCTACAACAACACCATTTTGACGGACTAGACTTAGACTGGGAGTTTCCTGTCTGTTGGCAGTCCTCCTGTGGGTCTGGTCCTAAAAATGATCGTTCGAACTTTGCAACTTTTGTTCGAGAATTACGAGAGGCATTTGACCAAGTCCAGCCAGCTCTCCTTTTGACAGCGGCCGTGTCTGCTTCCAAAACCATTATTGACAACGCTTACGATGTACCAACACTTGCTAATAATCTTGATTTCATCAATCTTATGGCGTACGATTATCATGGTTCCTGGGAAAAAATAACTGGTCACGTGGCCCCCCTTTATCAGAACCCAGGAAATCCTCTCAGTGCTAACTTTTCACTGACCTACTGGGTACAGAAAGGAGCTCCACCACATAAGTTGGTACTAGGAACCCCATTTTACGGCCGTAGCTTCACCTTGGCCAGTTCTAACGTAAATGGAATAGGTGCTCCAAGTACGGGTGGAGGTAAAGCCGGACCATTGACTAAAGAAATTGGAATACTGGCGTACTATGAGGTACGCaattattatataactgtttgttgtttgttttagaaaaaagtCAGATTGGGTTATCTGCTGGGTACACTGCGTTGCAAGTCcctagacttatcgctgttctaccgggaaattaataaaattgaaaaaaaaagcgATGATTTTCTTACAGGAGAATGTACTTGAGATAATAATCACCTGTTGTTAGAACCTTAGTTATATCTAGCTTGAAACTGTTGAACACTTGCTTTCAGTTGTTAGAACCTTAGTTATATCTAGCTTGAAACTGTTGAACACCTGCTTTCACTTGTTAGAACCTTAGTCGTATCTAGCTTGAAACTGTTGAAAACTTGCTTTCAGTTGTTAGAACCTTAGTTATATCTAGCTTGAAACTGTTGAACACCTGCTTTCACTTGTTAGAACCTTAGTCGTATCTAGCTTGAAACTGTTGAACACTTGCTTTCAGTTGTTAGAACCTTAGTTATATCTAGCTTGAAACTGTTGAACACCTGCTTTCACTTGTTAGAACCTTAGTCGTATCTAGCTTGAAACTGTTGAACACTTGCTTTCAGTTGTTAGAACCTTAGTTATATCTAGCTTGAAACTGTTGAACACCTGCTTTCACTTGTTAGAACCTTAGTCGTATCTAGCTTGAAACTGTTGAACACTTGCTTTCACTTGTTAGAACCTTAGTCGTATCTAGCTTGAAACTGTTGAACACTTGCTTTCAGTTGTTAGAACCTTAGTTATATCTAGCTTGAAACTGTTGAACACCTGCTTTCACTTGTTAGAACCTTAGTCGTATCTAGCTTGAAACTGTTGAACACTTGCTTTCAGTTGTTAGAACCTTAGTTATATCTAGCTTGAAACTGTTGAACACCTGCTTTTGTTCATTAAAACCTTAGTTATATCTAGGTTGGAACTGTTGAACACCTACTTTTGTTCGTTAGATCTTTAGTTATATCTAGCTTGGAGCTGTTAAACACCTGCTTTTGTTCATTGGAACCTTAGTTATACCTAGCTTTTGTTTGTTAGAACCTTAGCAGTTTATAGTTTGAAGACTAATAAACTAGATgaataaaattcataaacagattggtatttactttatttgaagGTTTTCCTTTCAttctgaatatttttctttaagcAATTTGTAAACTAAGGGAAGGGATAAGAGAGATAGAAcaattaaacttaatatttatttaatgtagtatTTTTTAGATACGTACAAAACAGTTTAGTGCGCACACTCAAAACACAACGAATTCACAGTGTTGGCTTTACTAATATTTGGTGTTCTATCAACTCAGCAGAAAGCACATTTCGTAACCATGCAGTGAAAAAACGACTAAGAAACAACAAAAGACCCGAGACATATTAAATCTTTTGTAAAGAAGTAAGTTATTTTGACTTTCACAAGTTAAGTCGCATACACGttgaaaactttgttgttgtaAAGGAACTTCAAGCAGGCATTACTGGACTGGTAACTTCTGTCTGTTGCATCTAGATCATATCTTCATCAGAAAacgttttaaaagtaaaatctgaATCGCTTAATATCTGAAATATCATGtggttacattttttaaatatgtgctctattcgtaatgacgagaaacccattatGCCTGAACTTATGCCAATGTTAACTGGAAGAttacctaagaaagtcgaaacgttgttctctactttgttttaataaaagtttttatatccataccagccagccccatggtatgtctgcggacttacaacactaagaaccgggtttcgatacctgtggcgggctgagcacagatagcccattgtgtagctttatgcttaattcgaaacaacaatcATATGAGCCGTCTTCAGATACATGTGCCCTTTTCATTCCGGTCTCCATACCTGGATGGAGGTGGCAAAGACGATTGGGGGCATCTTATGCTATATTAACTTGGATAATTGaatttgaaaattgaaataacagCTTTCCATAATAGTTATACAGAAGTCTCTATTCCTAATACAAATAAGCGCTTCATTATCGGGTAAAGGTTGAGAACTAAGTTACCCCCTCAATGATCTCATTGGTTGAGTCCTATCATATTTGCTTTTATACTCTACTGTTTTGAATATTGCTTTTCACCTGGAATTGAGATACtcttaaaaacattttagcaaCGTCAAATACACTTCaataattagatatatataaagaaataatctggtaaaacagcaaatattccattcaaacttctttttgtgtgtgtggctcTCTTTGAATGTAATTGACTCCCAGAgcatttgttgtttgttgttaagaacaaaagGCTATCTATgatctgcctaccacgagtattaaacccggtttttagcgctgcTAGTCCATTAATATACCAATGTGCCACTCCCAGTGCAATTATGATTATGCTAGCTCTTTATACAGCTGCTTTAGAGAAAACTGTTAGTTCCGATTGTCAACATACCCTTATTTTTgaattagttattaaaatgttttttaaaattcccAGAAAAGCTTTTGAGTCCAAATAATGTTTCCccttttaagaaaaaaacattattaactttggctatttagattttaatgatataaatctGTTATTATAGATATGCGATAAGATGAACAACCAAGCTTGGAGGCAAGTGAAAGATCCTTCTGGAGCTACCGGCCCCTATGCCTATCGTGAGGATCAGTGGGTTGGGTTTGATGACCCCGAAATTCTTTCCCAAAAAGCCAGATTGGTTCGTGAACAAGGATATGGAGGAGTCATGATGTGGACAGTGGACTTTGATGATTTTAGTGGCATCTGTTGTCAGAAACCTTTTCCACTTCTGAGAGCTCTTCATTATGGCTTATTTGGTACAGGAGATCCTCCAGAAACTTACAAATGTGAAGAAAATCTAATCGGTAGGGGACCTCCCTTTGGAATCATTGTCCCTGTGGCTCACCAGTATCCCACCCTATTGCGAGCAGACCAAGTACCTTTATGATTCAACATGGATTGTGGACACTTCGAGAGATCTCATAGATTTTAAACCATTTCATTCAGTATTTGTTTTGACTGGACTAAGGTGTTTTGGTATTTACTCTCAACTTGTCATGACGTcaagatttatttaataaaaaatcttaaCGACACATTTTCTAAAAAGAGTTGTTAAGCAATACATAATATTTCCTACTtgagattttttaatgaaaaaatctCTTAATacatggaaaaacaaaatattattccaaAGCAACTATTTCTACTAACTTGTGTTTAAtctattatttataaacacaaaaacaaaatggtCTTTAATAACAGCAGGCAACAACAAATTTCTCTGTTGCTTACAAAAAATGCAGTTGTTTCTCAGTAATTTGACGATGCCGATtctaaaatcgttttaaaaacTACTGTGCAACTCGTTTTCAAGTTATGAcagatttattcaaaaacatgcttagatatcataaaaataacttttctttaacgatttatttattcactgattattatatttaagaatgttgaaaatataaaatactaataatatcAATATTGGTTTAAAAACAATAAGTACAATAAGCTTAGATACTGAAAATACATTCAGGCTATGTTcaaaacattcatattttttgttacaaaatatctgCTTGATTGTTGCATCTTTTGTGCATGCTCTCAATTTTATGCTGTAAGAACAACAGTAATCTCCCGTCATTGCAGGGTTCCATTAAGAACATTCTAGGCTACATTTTCATGTAGTTCTCGTATATATCATAGcatatttctgttatttcaaaGACATTTTTGACAACAAATTTGAATTGTGTCTAATCAATGAGTTCTTTCCGACCGAGTCctgtttgaaaattattaacaatCAGTTCTTTGCGAATGTGGCCCAACAAAGATAATTCAAGTTTGCTTTACTAATTTTTTGAAAATTGTCAGGCATGCATTTGAAACCATCTTTGCTCATTACtcctttacaaaatatttcactagTCTCAGTTTAATGTTAACTGGGGTAGAAACACATTTTGAGGATTCATTAAAGGTTACTACTCGATATTCTGTTTCACTGGTATGTAAATTCGCTATCACTGGCCTTTACTTCTTTTTGAAACGATTTTTATCATCGCGACTGTTCCAGACACGCAGTAATGTTTGATATACCCACTGTGCAGGCCTAGCAGAAGTGTAATGACTTTTAGATCACCACATATGTACCATCTACGATCACATTTGATATCCTCGAGTATAATTTGCATACTTTGATAAGTTTATCTTATTTATAACATTCACAGCATAAACATCAGAAATCGATGGTTTAGTACTTTTGAAAAGGTTTAAGATTAATTTCGGATGAGTCgataaaaaaaattccatttttaaGGATGTTTAATAACTTTCATCGGTGCATTAACGTTTggacaaaaacacaaaatatcttaGATGCTTTAGTGAGAAGTAAAGCTCTGATGGTGACTTTAGTAATTAAAACACTTATTTCTGCTGCTAATAAATTCCATTGTTGTAAACAAGAGCCAAGACGTTCCCATATTTCTTTGATAGAGACAAGTTGCAAATCAAATGATTTAACTCTTCTTTTGTGATCGAATGAGACATTTATTGTTGAGGTTCTCACAATAATAGAATTATTAGACGAAAATTATTCATTGTCGGGATAATTCTTCTGTTTCTCAATTTTCTGGTGGATGTGGCAGTTGAAGATCATCCCAATGAGCTACTGGTGTCATTGCACATGCAATATCTGGAtacttaatgtattatttatttttgcttgaATATTTGtcacacaaaaataacaatcagGTAGATAATGTATGGGTTCACACCATACGATGGAAACAGTAAATAGTATACTTTCTTCTTTATTCAGACACTGTTTGGAATAGTTTTAGGGGAAACTATGAATTTAAGTAGATGAGATTGTTGTGGCGCTCTTTTGCTAATGATTGCTCATGAACTGTGTTCCTCCGCTTTGTTTTGCTtagcaaatattatttttgagcGTGTTTATTCACGgagattaattattttgaaaagaataataagtattttttctatgttgaATTCATggtggtttttgttttgtgtgttttatacagTTGCTCCACCTTCAAAAAATTTGGTGAGATTAATAATAATTCGATGGAGAAAGTTTTtaatggtcttcaatttcacacCCAAACTAGTCTCAATAAGCAACTTTTACCTTGTGTGtgatacttttttgttgttgtgaaacTATTTTCCACAAAGGTAGCACGaactttttgtttgatttttgcaCTTTCAGATTGTACTAGAACTGGAGGGCAGCCAGCATTTCAAATGATtgtctaaaaaaatataaaataatttatgtttacagaactagaaattaaaagatgtaaaaaaaacaaaaaacaaaatttagtcaaACTTGAGTATGATGCgaggaaggtttgtttgtttgtttgtttgggaatttcgcacaaagctactcgagggctatctgtgctagccgtccctaatttagcagtgtaagactagagggaaggcagctagtcatcaccacccaccgccaactcttgggctactctttaccaacgaatactgggattgaccgtcacattatacacccccacggctgggagggcgagcatgtttagcgcgacgcgggcgcgaacccgcgaccctcggattacgagtcacacgccttacgcgctaggccatgccgggcccaaaagtAAACGATGCGAGGAAGGAGATCAGAGTTTGTTTTAGCCAAGCACTGAGCAAGATAAAATGATCAACTGGGTGAGATGTATTTTCCCCTACCCCTTAAATCAAGAGACTTCACAAATGTTCTGATAAATTGAGCATTTCATGATTCCAAGGTGAAGAAGGTGAGTCTGGGAATGAAGCAAAAATGGTTCAATTCACTACAATTATATCAAGAACAAACAGCatacatatatttcaataaaacagtcagagtttgaagttattttatgttgtagTAAACATAATTTCACAACATAAATCTATTGTACAGAGTTGATTGTATGGCATTTCACATAGTTCTGATATAACAGAGATATTACAATAGCACAATATCTAGAAGTGATAGTAAAATTAGAAAGCAACAAATTCACATTACCAAATCACTCAAGTTTTCACCAGTAGCAAAGTTTTGTTGTCCAGTGTAATCCTGAACCAATGCACTGATATGACCATAAACTTTTAGATTCCTTGTCAAAGATAGGGTCATTATGTTGAAAAAATTTTTAAACCAAAGTAATAAAAACTTTCCTCAGCAACGCATTCAGaaacattttactaatattttaatattaaaagatataaaatgcaTACATAAATAAGgtaaacattatatatgttttatgtacTTCTTTCAAGCATCTAGTGGAAATGAATTGAAATATACTAAAATGTTATTACGTGGTAAGTGGAAATAACTACTAGCCAGTAAccgaaaagtaaaatatttcctttattcAAGATACTGATAGtatgaaagaaacatttataGGCAAAAATAAAATCACTGGTATCAGtttttatctattttgttaaGGAACAAATATTCTGTAATGTGGCTCTACATGTAAACACTAAGAAATTACAGCATCTTAAAACAAATTAGTAACAACAAGCTTCAAGACTGACTAGTGCTGTCCCAAGAAATGTATGTTCCATGAAAGTCATTATGTAGAGTTATAAAATGTACAATCATGTTAAGAATTAAATAAGGTTGTTTTAGGAAAGCAGAGCACAACCATTCAACATGAAATTCATGAAATATAAGTGTAAGAATAACCTTTCCTTCAAAAGTAAGTTTGCTCATCAAATCAAATAAGAAACTTTACTAACTATGACAAGGAATGTCACATGCATCAACTAACATATAACAAACTTTTTCTTATAAGTTACTTAAGAAAAAAATGGTTCTTTCTACCACTTTTACTggaaacatatttgtttttcaaaaaaataagttGTAAAGACATTTTACTTCTGGAAATAGTTACAAAAGTACTGTATACCAATATCAGTTGTAGCATTTTAAACACCAcgaaaaatacaagaaacattcTCCTTGAAACCAATGTCAGAGCATCAACCAcagaataatttgttattaaccATCTACATGGATTCCagcaaataatacaaaactaaagttacaGCATATGACAGTAGTTGTTTGTTCCAAACTAGATAGAGTTCTGGTTTTAACATATGACAATAAGTGTTTATTCTAATCTAGAAAGAGATCAGGTTTTAACACATCACAGTAGGTGTTGTTccaaacctgaaaaaaaaacagattttaacaCGACAGTAAGTGTTGTTTGTCCTAAGCCAGACAGTGTTCAAATACAGTTTCGAGTTTCAATAGTACTAGATCCAAACCAAAGAGCACTGGATTCTAAGTTAACAGAAGTGTCATTTAGCTTCAATCTAGAAACAGCAAAGGCTTTAATGAAAGAAACCAGGTGTTTATTAGTTTCAAGAAAGAAACAGCTAAGGttctaacaaacaaaaacagatattcaTCAACTCCAAGGTATAAGCAGCAAAGGCTCTAAAATATCAAATCAGGTTTTGAACAGCTCCAAGCTAGATATAACTAAAGATCTAACAAAAAAAAGCAGGTGCAAAAGCAAGATATAACTGAGGTTCTAGTAAATAACAGCACGTGTTAAACAGCTccaagctaaaaaaaaaaaaaaaaactgacaagaAAACGTGTTTACTACCTCAAAAACATTCtcttgtaagaaaatattttaccaataaaaataGTTAACAAACAGGACCCAAAATAATGACATAATCAGTAGTATTTTAATCTCTTTTATTGAAGTTATGGGTCACTTACAATTACTTCATTCTACTATGAAGGTTTCTGAAAATAGATCTTTCACTGCCATCAGTGATAACACACAATTGTCACTTGACATTCTTCACTAAAGTAACACTAAAGCAAATTAGACAAATTTATTAATGGCAGAGTCTGATAACAGGGTAATCGGAGAAGCTATTAAATACAGTAGAATAAGAAACGTtggatatatataaaaataacacccAAATACTGATGGTATTTTATCAGCATGGTAAATGCATGTGAAAATTGACCATCACCAACACATCACCACTCTATTAAAACGTGTTCCTTCTTTATCACAATATGATACTTCTGTTATGTGAACAGTTTTACAAGAGGTGTCCTTATAGCTATCATATCTTTATTACAACCACTTGGCTTTCCACCAGTTGGTATGTAACTGTTCACAATTTCTCGACAAACCTGTATCAAAGCTATTTTTATTTCTCAGTATTG
Proteins encoded in this window:
- the LOC143252497 gene encoding chitinase-3-like protein 1 codes for the protein MSYPTFRIMAALRGLLFSALLCFKSGDSTYGQFQCLRDGNFRDPFDCSRFYQCKGVKAVHVHCSDGLYFNDNTGNCDWPENVVCSSTQLLFQDNSPSCPREKYFVNPTDCSRYYVCIGRTRISLQCSDGLFFDEQKNVCNRKNLVQCPPLSSSAMTLSTTTSAPNTVQTSLRTSVTTGPFSGCPQGSFKNDPDSCAYYYHCDHGRWHRKHCPFGLHWNNAQLVCDWPQNVQCEVSTSTSRPVSTTRTPLPISTRKPPPGDNKLKVVCYFTNWAWYRGVGGRFLPEDIDPTFCTHINYAFATLDSSSLTLKPFDSWADIENNFYERVVALKNRNPRLRVLLALGGWTDSAGDKYTRLTASATKRRNFIQHAISFLQQHHFDGLDLDWEFPVCWQSSCGSGPKNDRSNFATFVRELREAFDQVQPALLLTAAVSASKTIIDNAYDVPTLANNLDFINLMAYDYHGSWEKITGHVAPLYQNPGNPLSANFSLTYWVQKGAPPHKLVLGTPFYGRSFTLASSNVNGIGAPSTGGGKAGPLTKEIGILAYYEICDKMNNQAWRQVKDPSGATGPYAYREDQWVGFDDPEILSQKARLVREQGYGGVMMWTVDFDDFSGICCQKPFPLLRALHYGLFGTGDPPETYKCEENLIGRGPPFGIIVPVAHQYPTLLRADQVPL